The following coding sequences are from one Pigmentibacter sp. JX0631 window:
- the aspS gene encoding aspartate--tRNA ligase: MQNLRSHNCSELNLNFIHQKVTLMGWVHSKRDLGGLIFLDIRDNFGITQIVIHPNSPFFNEASLVRQESVIQIKGVVAKREGAINQKIPTGEIEVIADFFQVESPSDILPFPVAHNPKQESEDTRLSFRFLDLRTEKMHKNILFRCQVIRYIREKMHSLGFNEFNTPILTSSSPEGARDFLVPSRLHPGQFYALPQAPQQFKQLLMCSGFDRYFQIAPCFRDEDPRADRAPGEFYQLDVEMSFVTQDDVFNVIEELMIGLFENKQFTQRKILPLAHYENKYIRANRKFPCIPWHDAMDKYGIDKPDLRYGLEMQNVEETFTHTQFAVFKNILENKGIIRAIVLPNSAQQSRKFFDDADAYAKDVGLGGLPWLAVKDGEWKGSIAKQLSDAEKKALGNQLKLEPQDAIIFIVGKDKLKSQTAGGKVRNYFAEKLNLKDEKSWAFAWIVDFPMYEFNEDEQKIDFSHNPFSMPQGGMEALQNKNPLDILAFQYDLVCNGIELSSGAIRNHRRDVMKKAFEIAGYSESDVENKFGALWNAFAFGAPPHGGIAPGIDRMIMLLLNEPNIREVIAFPLNQKAMDLLMKAPSSVSEKQLKEIHIQLKRE, encoded by the coding sequence ATGCAGAATCTTCGTTCGCATAATTGTTCTGAACTCAATCTTAATTTTATTCATCAAAAAGTCACTTTAATGGGTTGGGTGCATTCAAAACGAGATTTAGGTGGTCTTATTTTTCTTGATATACGAGACAACTTTGGCATTACTCAAATTGTTATTCATCCAAATTCACCTTTTTTTAATGAAGCTAGCTTAGTTAGACAAGAGTCAGTCATCCAAATTAAAGGCGTTGTGGCTAAACGAGAAGGTGCTATAAATCAAAAAATTCCAACTGGAGAAATAGAAGTCATAGCTGATTTTTTTCAAGTAGAATCTCCATCTGATATTTTACCTTTTCCAGTTGCCCATAATCCAAAACAAGAAAGTGAAGACACAAGGCTTTCTTTTCGATTTTTAGATTTACGTACAGAAAAAATGCATAAAAATATACTTTTTCGCTGCCAAGTTATTCGCTATATCCGCGAAAAGATGCATTCATTAGGTTTTAATGAATTTAATACTCCAATTTTAACCAGTAGTTCTCCAGAAGGGGCGCGCGACTTTCTCGTTCCAAGCCGTTTGCACCCGGGTCAATTTTACGCACTTCCCCAAGCACCACAACAATTTAAACAACTTTTAATGTGCTCCGGATTCGATAGATATTTTCAAATTGCTCCTTGTTTTCGTGACGAAGATCCTAGAGCAGATAGAGCACCTGGTGAATTTTATCAACTAGATGTCGAAATGAGCTTTGTTACACAAGATGATGTTTTCAACGTCATAGAAGAACTCATGATTGGACTGTTTGAAAATAAGCAGTTTACACAACGCAAAATTCTTCCCTTAGCTCATTATGAAAACAAATATATTAGAGCAAACAGGAAGTTTCCTTGCATTCCATGGCACGACGCTATGGATAAATACGGCATAGACAAGCCAGATCTTCGTTATGGGTTAGAAATGCAAAATGTTGAAGAAACTTTTACCCATACACAATTTGCTGTATTCAAAAATATTCTTGAAAATAAAGGTATTATTCGAGCAATTGTCCTGCCTAATTCTGCTCAACAAAGTCGGAAGTTTTTTGACGACGCTGATGCCTACGCTAAAGATGTAGGACTTGGAGGACTTCCTTGGTTAGCGGTAAAAGATGGCGAATGGAAGGGGTCAATAGCAAAACAATTAAGTGATGCTGAAAAGAAAGCTCTTGGCAATCAACTAAAGTTAGAACCACAAGATGCTATCATTTTTATTGTTGGAAAAGATAAATTAAAATCTCAGACTGCTGGTGGAAAAGTAAGAAATTATTTTGCTGAAAAATTAAATTTAAAAGATGAAAAAAGTTGGGCATTCGCTTGGATTGTCGATTTCCCAATGTATGAATTCAATGAAGACGAACAAAAAATTGATTTTTCTCACAATCCATTTTCAATGCCGCAGGGTGGAATGGAAGCTCTCCAAAATAAAAATCCACTTGATATTTTAGCATTCCAATATGATCTGGTATGTAATGGAATTGAATTATCCTCTGGAGCTATTCGCAATCACAGACGTGATGTTATGAAAAAAGCTTTTGAAATTGCTGGATATTCAGAATCAGATGTTGAAAATAAATTTGGTGCTTTATGGAATGCCTTTGCTTTTGGTGCTCCCCCACATGGCGGGATTGCACCTGGAATTGATAGAATGATCATGTTACTTTTAAATGAACCAAATATTCGAGAAGTGATAGCATTTCCATTAAACCAAAAAGCAATGGATCTTTTGATGAAAGCACCTAGTTCTGTTTCAGAAAAGCAATTAAAGGAAATTCATATACAACTTAAACGTGAATAA
- the trmD gene encoding tRNA (guanosine(37)-N1)-methyltransferase TrmD — MSSNLKFSVITLFPEMFLPLQNEGIIARAIKNQQISLNTVFLRDFSDHPRKNVDKQPAGGGDGMVLRADITEKALLSVLSSDSFVVNLTPSGKVFDSKLAKMLAKKSHLILLCGRYAGFDHRLELKYADINISIGDFVLSGGELPAMCLIDSITRFIPGVLGNEESALLDSFEDGILEAPQYTHPEVFHEQAIPKVLLSGDHKKIKEFNRKEQLKVTARNRPDLILSKWDEFSKQEKIIIEKIWKSG; from the coding sequence GTGAGCAGTAATCTCAAATTTTCTGTCATAACTTTATTCCCAGAAATGTTTCTTCCTTTACAAAATGAAGGAATCATTGCGCGTGCCATAAAAAATCAACAAATTTCTTTAAATACTGTATTTTTAAGAGATTTTTCAGATCATCCGCGAAAAAATGTAGATAAACAGCCCGCTGGTGGTGGTGACGGTATGGTACTTAGAGCTGACATCACTGAAAAAGCCTTACTATCAGTTTTATCCTCTGATTCTTTTGTAGTAAATTTAACACCTTCAGGAAAAGTATTCGACTCGAAACTTGCTAAAATGCTAGCAAAGAAATCTCATTTAATTCTTTTATGTGGCAGATATGCTGGTTTCGATCATCGGTTAGAGTTAAAATATGCTGATATTAACATTAGCATCGGTGACTTTGTTCTTTCAGGCGGTGAATTACCCGCAATGTGTCTTATAGATTCCATAACTCGCTTCATCCCAGGCGTATTGGGTAACGAAGAAAGTGCTCTATTAGACAGTTTTGAAGATGGAATTCTTGAAGCACCACAATACACACATCCTGAAGTATTTCATGAACAAGCTATTCCTAAGGTTTTACTTTCTGGAGATCACAAAAAAATTAAAGAATTTAATCGCAAAGAGCAATTAAAAGTAACAGCACGCAATCGCCCAGATCTTATTCTTTCTAAATGGGATGAATTCTCAAAGCAAGAAAAAATAATTATCGAAAAAATTTGGAAAAGTGGATAA
- the rimM gene encoding ribosome maturation factor RimM (Essential for efficient processing of 16S rRNA), producing the protein MKKFSLEEEKLLRQKGYIQFAQIGRPHGLKGAFFLKTPDRRSQWDGYKSLLLEMPEGFFEAKVAKTYNSGQALAINLEGFTTREQIEPLYNKSIYVHESEIPVAEGEFIVGKLIGYKVYTENKGLIGRIEGVSSFGAQDNLEIYVNKYKKVFLYPFLDNFVTNISESEQKIEIKYVPEFLEEESE; encoded by the coding sequence ATGAAAAAATTTAGTTTAGAAGAAGAGAAATTACTGCGACAAAAAGGTTATATTCAATTTGCGCAGATTGGCCGCCCTCACGGTTTGAAGGGCGCATTTTTTTTGAAAACACCTGATAGACGGTCTCAATGGGATGGCTATAAAAGCCTTTTACTTGAAATGCCTGAAGGTTTTTTTGAAGCAAAAGTAGCAAAAACTTATAATAGTGGCCAAGCATTAGCTATTAATCTTGAAGGTTTCACTACCCGTGAACAAATAGAACCTTTGTATAATAAAAGCATTTATGTCCATGAAAGTGAAATACCAGTAGCTGAAGGTGAGTTTATTGTAGGCAAGCTAATTGGTTATAAGGTATACACTGAAAATAAAGGACTTATAGGCAGAATTGAAGGGGTTTCCTCATTTGGTGCTCAAGATAATTTAGAAATATATGTTAATAAATATAAAAAAGTATTTTTATATCCATTTTTGGATAATTTTGTCACTAATATCTCGGAAAGTGAACAAAAAATTGAGATAAAGTATGTCCCCGAATTTCTTGAGGAAGAATCCGAGTGA
- a CDS encoding NUDIX domain-containing protein, whose translation MLSPYIKLNDNCGLCSKLRSANSDKDFLFDGGHNLYIFKSPFAEKWPGALMPIFKRHIYEQSDIRPSDLPDTLHTLVCLEKALRKVTNCKRMNLVKFANISHHLHWHLIPRYHNENYSNKCSWELENISREKIYSKIEDSFFENASLYEQIKNQSLFEIKNRGSPYFGCALFLRPIDKEIRNKFFTLSLDEIIQLARKNPEQWECLLMKRNYHDFAWDFIGGNCEINEYPEFGMIREVKEEVGWNITKYKEVTRQWKMGAIKGIVYLAIPENENYLEDDPERVHCAEVETVKYFNLIEIINSSNFVDSVKGRIKAFIENKADFDSIDQ comes from the coding sequence ATGTTATCACCATATATAAAACTTAATGATAATTGTGGGTTATGTTCAAAATTGCGCTCTGCAAATAGCGATAAAGACTTTCTTTTTGATGGAGGACATAATCTTTACATATTTAAAAGCCCATTTGCGGAAAAATGGCCAGGGGCTCTAATGCCTATTTTTAAAAGACATATATATGAACAATCTGATATTCGGCCTTCTGATTTACCAGATACTTTACACACTCTCGTTTGTTTAGAAAAAGCGTTACGAAAAGTAACAAATTGCAAACGCATGAATCTTGTAAAGTTTGCTAATATAAGTCATCATTTACATTGGCATTTGATCCCACGATATCATAATGAAAATTATTCAAACAAATGTTCGTGGGAATTAGAAAATATTTCCAGAGAAAAAATATATTCAAAAATAGAAGATTCTTTTTTTGAAAATGCATCTTTATATGAACAAATAAAAAATCAATCCCTATTTGAAATAAAAAATAGAGGTTCTCCTTATTTTGGTTGTGCTTTATTCTTAAGACCGATAGATAAAGAAATAAGAAATAAATTTTTTACTTTAAGTTTAGATGAAATAATACAGCTAGCAAGAAAAAATCCTGAACAGTGGGAATGTTTGTTAATGAAAAGAAATTATCATGACTTTGCTTGGGATTTTATTGGTGGAAATTGTGAAATTAATGAATATCCAGAGTTTGGAATGATTCGTGAAGTAAAAGAAGAAGTTGGTTGGAATATAACTAAATATAAAGAAGTAACACGACAATGGAAAATGGGAGCAATTAAAGGAATTGTTTATTTAGCTATACCTGAAAATGAAAATTATTTAGAAGATGATCCTGAAAGAGTGCATTGTGCTGAAGTTGAAACCGTAAAATATTTTAATTTAATTGAAATAATAAATAGCTCAAATTTTGTAGATAGTGTAAAAGGAAGAATTAAAGCTTTTATTGAAAATAAAGCTGATTTTGATAGTATTGATCAATAA
- a CDS encoding cytochrome ubiquinol oxidase subunit I has translation MVDLLSTEILARIQFALTIMFHYLFPPLSIGLGLILVFTEGMFLKTKNPIYEIITKFWVKIFSVNFAMGVASGLVMEFQFGTNWASYSRFVGDIFGSALAAEGIFAFFLESGFLAILVFGWDRVSPKMHFFSTVMVCLGSMFSAVWIIIANAWMQTPAGYHLIGEGLQTKAVIDDFWAMVFNPSSMRMLVHAIIGCWLMGAFFVMSICAWYILQNKHLEVAKKSFKIALILGFISSVLAATSGHFLAERVAETQPAKMAAMEGHFHTGTGGAPLYLFGIPNSEKETVEYGIKIPGGLSFLLHGNFSTPVIGLDQFKPEDRPPIGITFQTYHIMISLGMYMLFITSISLLLLKLNKLFSTKWLMKIYTISVLAPIIANQAGWIATEVGRQPWIVYGLMRTPDGLSKSVKAEEILISIILFTIIYLLLLFVWIFVINNKIKHGPDDEINAKLGINK, from the coding sequence ATGGTTGATCTGTTATCCACTGAAATTCTTGCAAGAATTCAGTTTGCTTTAACCATCATGTTTCATTATTTATTTCCTCCACTTTCAATTGGATTAGGACTGATTTTAGTTTTTACTGAAGGAATGTTTTTAAAGACTAAAAATCCTATTTATGAAATCATTACAAAGTTTTGGGTTAAAATATTCTCTGTTAATTTTGCAATGGGCGTTGCTTCTGGTTTGGTCATGGAATTCCAATTTGGAACAAACTGGGCCTCATATTCAAGATTTGTAGGTGACATTTTTGGTTCTGCCTTAGCTGCAGAAGGTATTTTCGCCTTTTTTCTAGAATCAGGATTTCTTGCCATTCTTGTTTTTGGTTGGGATCGTGTAAGTCCTAAAATGCATTTCTTTTCAACCGTAATGGTTTGTTTAGGTTCAATGTTTTCTGCAGTTTGGATTATTATTGCCAATGCCTGGATGCAAACACCTGCTGGGTATCATTTAATTGGTGAAGGACTGCAAACAAAAGCAGTAATCGATGATTTTTGGGCTATGGTTTTTAATCCTTCCAGTATGCGCATGCTTGTCCACGCTATAATTGGTTGTTGGTTGATGGGCGCATTTTTTGTCATGAGTATTTGTGCTTGGTATATCTTACAAAATAAACATCTCGAAGTAGCGAAAAAATCTTTTAAAATAGCCTTAATTTTAGGGTTTATAAGTTCTGTGCTTGCTGCTACATCAGGACATTTTTTAGCAGAAAGAGTTGCAGAAACTCAGCCAGCAAAAATGGCTGCTATGGAAGGTCATTTTCATACTGGCACAGGTGGAGCGCCGTTATATTTATTTGGTATTCCTAATAGTGAAAAAGAAACAGTTGAATATGGAATCAAAATTCCAGGCGGACTAAGTTTTTTACTCCACGGCAATTTTTCAACTCCAGTTATAGGTTTGGATCAATTTAAACCAGAAGACAGGCCTCCTATTGGAATTACTTTTCAAACATATCACATCATGATTTCTTTAGGGATGTATATGTTATTTATAACTTCGATATCTTTATTGTTACTTAAATTAAATAAACTTTTTTCAACGAAATGGTTGATGAAAATATATACTATCTCTGTTCTAGCACCAATTATTGCAAACCAAGCGGGTTGGATAGCTACAGAAGTTGGAAGACAACCTTGGATTGTATATGGTTTAATGCGAACTCCTGATGGGTTATCAAAATCTGTTAAAGCTGAAGAAATTTTAATTTCAATAATACTTTTTACGATTATTTATTTGTTACTTTTGTTTGTTTGGATTTTTGTAATTAATAACAAAATAAAGCATGGTCCTGATGATGAAATAAATGCAAAATTAGGAATAAATAAGTAA
- the cydB gene encoding cytochrome d ubiquinol oxidase subunit II — protein sequence MDLHIFWFITLGILLAGYAILDGFDLGVGILHPLAKTNHEKRLFLNSIGPFWDGNEVWLVTFGGALFAAFPDAYATAFSGFYLPFMLLLFALIFRAVSIEFRSKHESQIWQNFWDWSFFAASVLATFLFGVAVGNCLNGIIVGADKEYAGTVFDLLNPYSIITGILAISAFAMHGSIYLYLKLEGELKERVHRWIWHTFGCFIVCYIFTTIYTLVFIPRALHNFEEHPWLWIIVVINVLSIANIPRAVFLGKAGYAFLSSSFTLLAFTSLFGAALFPNLITSSLSAEYSLTIYNSASSEKTLFIMQIIAFCGMPFVLSYTAIIYWVFRGKVKLGKFSY from the coding sequence ATGGATTTACATATTTTTTGGTTTATAACATTAGGAATTCTCCTTGCAGGTTATGCAATTTTAGATGGTTTTGATCTAGGTGTAGGTATTTTACATCCGCTTGCTAAAACTAATCATGAAAAAAGATTATTTCTAAACTCAATAGGTCCTTTTTGGGATGGCAATGAAGTTTGGCTAGTTACATTTGGTGGTGCTTTATTTGCTGCTTTTCCAGATGCATATGCAACAGCTTTTTCTGGTTTCTATCTTCCATTTATGTTGTTACTCTTTGCACTAATATTTAGAGCTGTATCTATTGAATTTAGAAGCAAACATGAATCTCAAATATGGCAAAATTTTTGGGATTGGAGTTTTTTTGCTGCAAGTGTATTAGCTACTTTTTTGTTTGGAGTTGCAGTAGGCAACTGTCTAAATGGAATTATTGTTGGAGCAGATAAAGAATACGCTGGGACAGTATTTGATTTACTTAATCCTTATTCAATTATAACTGGTATTTTAGCAATATCTGCGTTTGCTATGCATGGATCAATATATCTTTATTTAAAACTCGAAGGTGAATTAAAAGAAAGAGTTCATCGCTGGATTTGGCATACCTTTGGATGCTTTATTGTTTGTTACATATTTACTACTATTTATACTTTAGTTTTCATTCCAAGAGCTTTACATAATTTTGAAGAACATCCCTGGCTTTGGATAATCGTGGTTATTAATGTTCTTTCAATTGCAAATATACCTAGAGCAGTTTTCTTAGGGAAAGCTGGTTATGCCTTTCTTTCTTCCTCTTTTACATTGCTAGCTTTCACTAGTCTATTTGGGGCTGCTCTGTTTCCTAATTTAATTACTTCTAGTTTATCGGCTGAATATAGTTTGACTATTTATAATTCAGCATCTTCAGAAAAAACTTTATTTATTATGCAAATTATAGCTTTTTGTGGTATGCCTTTTGTTCTATCTTATACGGCTATTATCTATTGGGTGTTTCGCGGAAAAGTAAAGTTAGGTAAATTTAGCTATTAA
- a CDS encoding DUF5522 domain-containing protein, with protein MLRQKKIELIAEIDYYINEDGNMVFTKEYHLKRGFCCKCGCQNCPYDHNKIQEEK; from the coding sequence ATGCTTAGACAAAAAAAAATCGAACTCATTGCTGAGATTGATTACTATATTAACGAAGATGGAAATATGGTTTTTACTAAAGAATATCATTTAAAAAGAGGCTTTTGCTGTAAATGTGGCTGCCAAAATTGCCCTTATGATCACAACAAAATACAAGAGGAAAAGTAA